The Acinetobacter pittii genome contains a region encoding:
- the npdA gene encoding SIR2 family NAD-dependent protein deacylase, producing the protein MTSMTKLVVFSGAGMSAESGISTFRDSNGLWENYDIQLVATPEAWQKNPALVQRFYNERRKNILEAEPNEAHQYIAKLQDYFDVQVITQNIDDLHERAGSSNVLHLHGNIRLAKSSGPNAQFTTQFYHINGWKLDLEQDFCPDGYPLRPHVVWFGEAVPAYEEAIQLVQSADIFIVIGSTLSVYPVAALVHEISNQCKAYYIDPNADYLRVPKQYELLKMSATQGMRELFENLVK; encoded by the coding sequence GTGACTTCTATGACAAAACTTGTTGTATTTTCAGGCGCAGGTATGAGTGCTGAAAGTGGAATTAGCACTTTTCGTGACAGCAATGGCTTATGGGAAAATTACGACATCCAACTAGTTGCCACACCTGAAGCATGGCAAAAGAACCCTGCTTTAGTTCAACGCTTTTATAATGAGCGACGTAAAAATATTTTAGAGGCTGAACCTAACGAAGCGCATCAATATATTGCCAAACTACAAGACTACTTTGACGTACAAGTGATTACTCAAAATATTGATGATTTACATGAACGGGCTGGAAGTTCTAACGTTTTACATTTGCATGGAAATATTCGTTTAGCGAAAAGCTCTGGCCCGAATGCACAATTTACAACACAGTTTTACCATATTAATGGTTGGAAGCTAGATTTAGAACAAGACTTTTGCCCAGATGGCTATCCGTTGCGTCCACATGTTGTCTGGTTTGGTGAAGCTGTACCTGCCTATGAAGAAGCAATTCAATTAGTACAGAGTGCAGATATTTTTATTGTGATCGGCTCGACATTAAGCGTATATCCAGTTGCAGCTTTAGTTCATGAAATTTCAAATCAATGTAAAGCCTACTATATAGACCCAAATGCAGATTATTTGCGTGTTCCCAAGCAATATGAATTATTAAAGATGTCAGCGACTCAAGGAATGCGTGAACTTTTTGAAAATTTAGTCAAATAA
- the putP gene encoding sodium/proline symporter PutP — MSYFDPTLIMFMVYIVAMVLIGLFAYRATSDFSDYILGGRSLGSFVTALSAGASDMSGWLLMGLPGAIYLSGLSEAWIAIGLIIGAWLNWLLVAGRLRVHTEVQNNALTLPDYFTSRFDDQKKVLRIFSAVIILVFFAIYCASGMVAGARLFENLFGMSYNTAIWLSAIATISYVCIGGFLAISWTDTFQAGLMIFALLLTPIVTYLAIGDTTHFVTLIETARPHAFNIISDLSVVAVLSSMAWGLGYFGQPHILVRFMAADSVKSIPAARRIGMTWMILCLVGAVGAGFFGIAYFQQHPELAAVVSKNPETVFMELTKILFNPWIVGIILAAILAAVMSTLSCQLLVCSSALTEDLYKGFIRKNASQKELVWVGRVMVLAIALLAIFLAGNPDSKVLGLVAYAWAGFGAAFGPLIILSLFWKRMNLQGALAGMIVGAVVVIGWKNLFADTGVYEIIPGFILAFISIIVVSLLTKAPNTTVTGRFEKADELYKESV, encoded by the coding sequence ATGAGCTATTTTGATCCCACCCTCATCATGTTTATGGTGTACATCGTAGCAATGGTACTCATTGGCTTATTTGCCTACCGTGCTACAAGCGACTTCTCAGATTATATTCTCGGTGGTCGTAGTTTAGGCAGTTTCGTAACTGCATTATCCGCAGGCGCATCAGACATGAGTGGCTGGCTACTCATGGGCTTACCAGGCGCGATTTATCTTTCTGGTTTATCTGAAGCTTGGATTGCAATTGGTCTTATTATCGGTGCTTGGCTTAACTGGCTACTGGTTGCTGGTCGATTACGCGTTCATACTGAAGTTCAAAATAATGCACTGACTTTGCCAGATTATTTTACAAGCCGTTTTGATGATCAGAAAAAAGTACTTCGTATTTTTTCTGCCGTTATCATCTTGGTTTTCTTTGCAATTTACTGTGCTTCTGGCATGGTAGCAGGCGCCCGTCTATTTGAAAATTTATTCGGGATGTCTTACAACACAGCTATTTGGCTCAGTGCTATCGCGACTATCAGTTATGTTTGTATTGGTGGATTCTTAGCAATTAGCTGGACCGATACGTTCCAAGCTGGCTTAATGATTTTTGCTCTGTTGTTAACACCAATTGTGACTTACCTTGCAATTGGCGATACGACTCATTTCGTTACGCTCATTGAAACTGCTCGTCCGCATGCGTTTAACATCATCTCAGATTTAAGTGTTGTGGCGGTTCTCTCCTCCATGGCATGGGGCTTAGGTTACTTTGGCCAGCCACATATTCTTGTGCGTTTCATGGCTGCTGACTCTGTAAAATCAATTCCTGCTGCTCGTCGTATCGGCATGACTTGGATGATCTTGTGTTTAGTTGGTGCTGTCGGCGCTGGTTTCTTCGGTATTGCATACTTCCAGCAACATCCTGAATTAGCAGCAGTTGTAAGCAAAAACCCTGAAACTGTATTTATGGAATTGACTAAAATCTTATTCAATCCATGGATTGTAGGTATCATTCTGGCTGCGATTTTAGCTGCTGTGATGAGTACATTGAGCTGTCAGCTATTGGTATGTTCGAGTGCATTAACAGAAGATTTATACAAAGGCTTCATTCGTAAAAACGCTTCTCAGAAAGAACTTGTATGGGTTGGGCGTGTTATGGTTCTTGCCATTGCTCTTCTCGCAATTTTTCTTGCAGGCAACCCTGATAGCAAGGTTCTTGGTCTTGTTGCTTATGCATGGGCTGGTTTTGGTGCTGCATTTGGTCCGCTTATCATCTTGTCGCTATTCTGGAAGCGTATGAATTTACAAGGTGCTTTAGCGGGTATGATCGTTGGTGCAGTTGTGGTCATTGGCTGGAAAAACCTTTTCGCAGACACAGGTGTTTACGAGATTATTCCAGGCTTTATCCTTGCATTTATCAGTATCATTGTAGTGAGTCTTTTAACTAAAGCGCCAAATACAACAGTAACTGGACGCTTCGAAAAAGCAGATGAACTCTACAAAGAAAGCGTATAA
- a CDS encoding Lrp/AsnC ligand binding domain-containing protein has product MNSPILSLDRTDLKILDILQTDGRISNSKLAELVNLSPTAVMARVQKLTKDEFILGYEAKLNPVKLNANFLVFVEVLLDKTTPNVLDEFIDAVVHYPEIVECHMVSGGFDFLIKLRSGSMEEFRRIAGQVLWQLPGVKETRSYPVMQVVKDTSKIKIKTKNK; this is encoded by the coding sequence ATGAATAGCCCAATTTTAAGCCTTGACCGCACTGATTTAAAAATTTTGGATATTCTTCAAACAGATGGGCGAATTTCTAATAGTAAATTGGCGGAACTTGTTAACTTGTCACCAACAGCAGTGATGGCCCGAGTTCAAAAATTAACGAAAGATGAATTCATCTTAGGATATGAAGCTAAATTAAATCCGGTTAAGTTAAACGCAAATTTTTTGGTGTTCGTTGAAGTATTACTAGATAAAACCACACCTAATGTTTTAGATGAGTTTATTGATGCTGTGGTTCACTATCCAGAAATTGTTGAATGTCATATGGTGAGCGGTGGCTTTGATTTTTTAATTAAATTACGAAGTGGCAGTATGGAAGAATTTAGACGTATTGCAGGGCAGGTGCTGTGGCAATTGCCGGGGGTAAAAGAGACTCGTAGTTATCCAGTCATGCAAGTTGTAAAAGATACTTCAAAAATTAAAATTAAAACCAAAAATAAATAA
- the putA gene encoding trifunctional transcriptional regulator/proline dehydrogenase/L-glutamate gamma-semialdehyde dehydrogenase, protein MNTMDTFHQMDKSHQGYITEFNDKSEFEQRINTAWRRAEPEAVEELLQAAAVSDDLDHKIYDLAFNLANNLRERKTSSGKAGIVQGLLQEFSLSSQEGVALMCLAEALLRIPDSATRDLLIRDKINQGNWKEHVGQSSLMFVNAAAWGLMLTGKLMETPKQTSLSSVLTGLLARSGRGIIRKAVDVAMRMMGEQFVTGETIEEAVDHAKVLEDKGFRYSYDMLGEAALTEHDAERYFNDYTQAIHAIGKASNGKGVYDGPGISIKLSALHPRYQRAQIERVHKELYGKVFELALLAKKYNIGLNIDAEESERLEISLELLERLCFEPELANWKGIGFVIQAYQKRCFFVVDYIIDLAKRSQKRLMIRLVKGAYWDSEIKKAQIEGMDDYPVFTRKVHTDLSYIACAKKLLAAPEFIYPQFATHNAQTLATIYHLADPSKYYAGQYEFQCLHGMGEPLYEQVVGPREQNKLGIPCRIYAPVGNHETLLAYLVRRLLENGANTSFVNRIADKTLKVEDLIQSPIYDLRHAAKLEGSVGLKHPSIPLPLDMYGTLRKNSKGYDLANDTPLAALDSTAQELRNRIWQSHPLLANNESLEQGHSVAITNPAQNDEIVGYVQEADLKHVEIALNAAEQAQSEWSNTPKEQRAQHLKHAADLMESRIQELMVLLCRESGKTYANAIAEVREAVDFLRYYATQVENLPAHTDIQPLGTVLCISPWNFPLAIFSGQIAAALVSGNCVIAKPAEQTPLIAAQAVQILWEAGIPHGAVQLLPGRGETVGAQLSQDSRIDGIMFTGSTEVAKILQKTVAKRLSENGQSIPLIAETGGQNAMIVDSSALTEQVVLDVVSSAFDSAGQRCSALRILCVQEDSAATVIKMLKGAMQQLIVGNPAILKTDIGPVIDDEAKQTIDQHIQKMKSKGYPVHQLMFGATSQNELDKGTFVVPTAIELPNLDDLQREVFGPVLHIITYKYGELEQLISRINAKGYGLTMGLHTRIDETIQTVIQHAEVGNLYINRNIVGAVVGVQPFGGEGLSGTGPKAGGPLYMYRLMQQCSNKVLATPFAMKNEQTAFEGFNREVYKSLQNWAKQHLPQANRDIEPFGVGKFYELQGPTGESNQYIILPRHRVLSIADTEQNQLHQLLAIFAVGSQAAVMPNSPLLAKYKQTLPKDVLAAITTVKNITSDDFDAVLHHGNREEIFSLQQEIATRSGAIVGITHVEPNENIPLERLVIERAISVNTAAAGGNASLMTMTD, encoded by the coding sequence ATGAACACAATGGATACTTTTCATCAAATGGATAAATCTCACCAAGGCTATATCACCGAATTCAACGATAAAAGTGAGTTTGAACAACGCATCAATACAGCTTGGCGACGTGCTGAACCAGAAGCTGTAGAAGAGCTATTACAAGCTGCCGCGGTATCTGATGATTTAGATCATAAAATTTATGATCTTGCTTTTAATCTTGCCAATAATTTACGTGAACGTAAGACCTCTTCGGGTAAAGCAGGTATTGTTCAAGGGTTATTACAAGAATTCTCTCTTTCTTCACAAGAAGGCGTGGCGCTCATGTGTCTTGCCGAAGCTTTACTTCGTATTCCAGACTCAGCAACACGTGATTTGCTTATTCGAGATAAAATCAATCAAGGTAACTGGAAAGAACACGTTGGCCAAAGCAGCTTAATGTTTGTAAATGCTGCAGCATGGGGTCTCATGTTAACTGGTAAGCTGATGGAAACCCCTAAGCAAACTAGTCTTTCAAGTGTACTTACTGGTCTTTTAGCACGTAGTGGTCGTGGTATTATTCGTAAAGCTGTTGACGTCGCAATGCGTATGATGGGTGAACAGTTTGTGACTGGTGAAACCATTGAAGAAGCTGTAGACCACGCCAAAGTACTCGAAGACAAAGGGTTCCGCTATTCTTATGACATGTTGGGTGAAGCAGCTTTAACCGAACATGATGCTGAACGCTACTTTAACGATTACACACAAGCCATTCATGCAATTGGTAAAGCATCTAATGGTAAAGGCGTTTATGATGGCCCAGGTATTTCAATTAAGCTTTCTGCTTTACATCCTCGCTATCAACGTGCGCAAATTGAACGTGTTCACAAAGAACTCTACGGTAAAGTATTTGAACTCGCTCTTTTGGCTAAAAAATACAATATTGGTTTAAATATTGATGCAGAGGAATCAGAGCGTTTAGAAATTTCTCTTGAATTACTTGAACGTCTTTGCTTCGAGCCGGAACTTGCGAACTGGAAAGGCATTGGTTTCGTAATTCAAGCTTATCAAAAACGCTGTTTCTTCGTGGTTGATTATATTATTGACCTTGCTAAACGCAGCCAAAAGCGTCTCATGATCCGTCTTGTAAAAGGCGCATATTGGGACAGCGAAATTAAAAAAGCGCAAATCGAAGGTATGGATGACTACCCTGTCTTCACTCGTAAAGTACATACCGATTTATCTTATATCGCTTGTGCTAAAAAATTACTTGCAGCACCTGAGTTCATCTATCCGCAATTTGCCACTCATAATGCCCAAACATTGGCAACGATCTATCATTTAGCTGATCCAAGCAAATATTATGCTGGTCAATATGAATTCCAATGCTTACATGGCATGGGCGAACCGCTTTATGAACAAGTTGTTGGTCCACGTGAGCAAAATAAATTAGGCATACCATGCCGTATTTATGCTCCCGTTGGTAACCATGAAACGTTGTTAGCTTATTTAGTTCGTCGTTTACTTGAAAATGGCGCGAATACTTCATTCGTTAACCGTATTGCCGATAAAACGCTTAAAGTTGAAGATCTTATCCAGTCTCCAATTTACGATCTTCGTCATGCAGCTAAGCTTGAAGGTTCAGTTGGCTTAAAACACCCATCTATTCCTCTACCTTTAGATATGTACGGAACGCTTCGTAAAAATTCTAAAGGTTATGACTTAGCAAATGACACCCCACTTGCAGCATTAGATAGCACAGCTCAAGAATTACGTAATCGTATTTGGCAAAGCCATCCATTATTGGCAAATAACGAGTCGTTAGAGCAAGGTCATTCTGTTGCAATTACAAACCCAGCACAAAATGATGAAATTGTTGGTTATGTGCAAGAAGCTGATCTTAAGCATGTTGAAATTGCGCTTAATGCAGCTGAACAAGCTCAATCAGAATGGTCAAATACACCTAAAGAACAGCGTGCTCAACACTTAAAACATGCAGCTGACCTAATGGAAAGTCGCATTCAAGAATTGATGGTTTTACTTTGCCGTGAAAGCGGGAAAACTTATGCCAATGCGATTGCAGAAGTTCGTGAAGCTGTAGATTTCCTACGTTATTACGCAACTCAAGTTGAGAATCTTCCTGCACATACAGATATTCAGCCTTTAGGTACTGTACTTTGTATTAGCCCATGGAACTTCCCTCTTGCAATTTTCTCTGGCCAAATTGCTGCAGCATTAGTCAGTGGTAACTGTGTTATTGCTAAACCTGCTGAACAAACCCCATTAATCGCAGCTCAAGCAGTTCAGATTTTATGGGAAGCTGGTATTCCACATGGTGCTGTACAGCTACTTCCTGGCCGCGGTGAAACAGTAGGTGCTCAGCTTAGCCAAGATAGCCGTATTGATGGCATCATGTTTACTGGTTCGACTGAAGTTGCAAAAATTTTACAGAAAACCGTTGCGAAACGTTTATCTGAGAATGGTCAATCTATTCCTCTTATTGCAGAGACTGGCGGTCAAAATGCAATGATTGTGGACTCATCAGCATTAACTGAACAAGTCGTACTCGATGTTGTAAGTTCTGCTTTTGATAGCGCGGGTCAACGTTGCTCTGCCTTACGTATTTTATGTGTGCAAGAAGATAGTGCTGCAACCGTAATTAAAATGCTTAAAGGTGCAATGCAGCAGTTGATCGTAGGTAACCCTGCGATTTTAAAAACTGACATTGGTCCTGTGATTGATGACGAAGCAAAACAGACGATTGATCAACATATCCAAAAAATGAAGTCGAAAGGCTATCCAGTACATCAGTTGATGTTTGGTGCAACAAGTCAGAATGAACTGGATAAAGGAACTTTTGTTGTACCAACAGCAATTGAACTCCCTAACCTTGATGATTTGCAGCGCGAAGTCTTTGGTCCAGTATTACACATCATTACCTATAAGTATGGCGAGCTTGAGCAGTTGATCTCACGTATTAATGCCAAAGGTTATGGTTTAACAATGGGTCTGCATACACGTATTGATGAAACCATCCAAACAGTCATTCAACATGCTGAAGTTGGTAACCTTTATATCAACCGTAATATTGTTGGTGCTGTCGTTGGTGTACAACCATTCGGTGGTGAAGGTTTATCTGGTACAGGCCCGAAAGCTGGTGGTCCGCTTTACATGTATCGCTTGATGCAGCAGTGTTCAAACAAAGTATTGGCAACACCATTTGCTATGAAGAATGAGCAAACTGCTTTTGAAGGCTTTAACCGTGAGGTTTATAAGAGCTTACAAAATTGGGCGAAACAGCATTTACCGCAAGCAAATCGTGATATCGAACCATTTGGTGTTGGTAAATTCTATGAGTTACAAGGCCCTACTGGGGAAAGTAACCAATATATTATTTTGCCACGTCATCGTGTTCTTTCTATTGCTGACACAGAACAGAATCAGTTGCATCAATTGCTCGCAATTTTTGCAGTAGGTAGCCAAGCAGCAGTAATGCCAAATAGCCCATTATTGGCAAAATACAAACAAACTTTGCCAAAAGATGTACTTGCAGCAATTACTACAGTTAAAAATATCACATCAGATGATTTTGATGCAGTTTTACATCATGGTAATCGCGAAGAGATCTTCTCATTACAGCAAGAGATTGCTACTCGTTCTGGTGCAATTGTCGGTATTACCCATGTTGAGCCGAATGAGAATATTCCACTTGAACGTTTAGTGATTGAACGTGCAATTAGTGTGAATACAGCTGCAGCTGGTGGTAACGCAAGCTTAATGACAATGACTGATTAA
- the trmA gene encoding tRNA (uridine(54)-C5)-methyltransferase TrmA produces the protein MTSSYRQQLQAKIERITTQFSEFTPPTLEVFESPEQHFRMRAEFRIWHTENDMFYAMFERNDDDKQKTVVRIDEFPIADQSINDLMPKLLEELKAEPKLSNRLFEADFLATLSGEILVTLIYHRKLDQEWEQAAKALADKLDIKIMGRSRGQKIVIGDDFVIEEFELLNRSFKYKQIESSFTQPNAQVCKKMLQWACDAAEGSKKHLLELYCGNGNFTLPLSLKFERVLATELAKSSVYAAQWNIEQNQIDNIQVARLSAEEFTQAYQGEREFRRLQEANIDIHSYDFDTVFVDPPRAGIDDETLKLLQGFERIIYISCNPDTLYENLKTLSQTHRVTKFALFDQFPYTHHVESGVLLEKI, from the coding sequence ATGACCTCTTCTTATCGTCAACAACTTCAAGCTAAAATTGAACGTATTACTACTCAATTTTCTGAATTTACACCACCTACATTAGAAGTGTTTGAATCACCTGAACAACATTTCCGTATGCGTGCTGAATTTCGTATCTGGCATACAGAAAATGATATGTTCTATGCCATGTTTGAGCGTAACGATGACGACAAGCAAAAAACCGTTGTACGCATTGATGAGTTTCCAATTGCAGATCAAAGCATCAATGATTTAATGCCAAAACTTTTGGAAGAACTCAAAGCGGAACCCAAGCTTTCTAATCGTTTATTTGAAGCTGATTTCCTCGCAACACTTAGCGGAGAAATATTGGTTACCCTAATTTATCATCGTAAACTGGATCAAGAATGGGAACAAGCCGCTAAAGCGCTTGCCGATAAATTAGATATTAAGATTATGGGCCGTAGTCGTGGCCAGAAAATTGTTATTGGCGATGATTTCGTCATTGAAGAATTCGAACTTTTAAATCGTTCATTTAAATACAAGCAAATCGAAAGTAGCTTTACCCAACCTAATGCACAAGTTTGCAAAAAAATGCTGCAATGGGCATGTGATGCGGCAGAAGGATCAAAGAAACACTTATTAGAACTTTATTGTGGTAATGGTAATTTTACACTTCCACTCTCTTTAAAGTTCGAACGAGTATTGGCTACCGAGCTTGCAAAATCATCTGTTTATGCAGCTCAATGGAACATAGAACAAAACCAAATTGATAATATTCAAGTAGCACGTTTATCGGCTGAAGAGTTTACTCAGGCTTATCAAGGTGAACGAGAATTCCGTCGTCTACAAGAAGCAAATATTGATATTCACAGTTATGACTTTGATACGGTATTTGTAGATCCACCACGTGCAGGAATTGATGATGAGACTTTAAAACTTTTACAAGGTTTTGAACGTATTATCTACATTTCATGTAACCCTGACACGTTATATGAAAATTTAAAAACGCTCAGTCAAACTCATCGAGTGACTAAATTCGCCTTATTTGATCAGTTCCCTTATACGCATCATGTCGAGTCTGGTGTTTTACTTGAGAAGATTTAA